A genomic window from Providencia alcalifaciens includes:
- a CDS encoding AsmA family protein, with amino-acid sequence MKGLLRFFGYIFLLLLIVFLACYIALQTRWGAGYASQLLSKFTPYDINAGIMGHQLSEPGKFIFQDIKIESSNKQLELDARQIVVDINWRHIFSGEAIQRLTITQGDLSANFTDNTLPLPLSAKVLQFENSQIQLTQGKNTVQVAGFTGGITPWKPTPENPFGYGDFRFTTSQLTLNSLPFRNVAITGKLQEKITDFSQVSGYLNNGAITGKGKWFADGSIVIDKLSMNKVGWQNDLTFDALFDAINSDRTLQISQLQLTNVDIQGRDWALSGLSSEVDQIALVRGSWSSPKSHINFNVDQLVIQDQQVDTLIGELSIDGDNLNIDKLSGYYNKGIFNLSAIWQRNNKSLTINEGTLAGVLYTLPDNWLSFFAQPAPEWLSTFSIDNFTVTQSLLMNIQPEFPFEFTALSGSVRYVDLIKQKQWGIWKGQATFNADAGTINQVMIRRPLLEIAGSHGRTAVSLSGSVDRGIAKIGLLAQQEPNKAPFELRASGTNIDLGNLNQWGWSGFSPQMWGDFEASLQGDLLASPLASSLNGKLTAKPLQGSTLLRTVIDGHVASGVVAVEQAPESHTAPTENTYPVDRHVPDIVTQ; translated from the coding sequence GTGAAAGGGTTACTAAGGTTTTTCGGCTATATTTTTCTGCTTCTTTTGATTGTATTTCTTGCCTGTTATATTGCCTTACAAACCCGATGGGGAGCAGGTTACGCCAGCCAACTTCTGAGTAAATTTACACCTTACGATATTAACGCCGGCATTATGGGACATCAGCTCTCGGAGCCGGGTAAATTTATTTTCCAAGACATTAAGATTGAATCAAGCAACAAGCAGCTAGAGTTGGACGCTCGGCAAATTGTGGTGGATATCAATTGGCGACATATTTTCAGTGGTGAAGCCATTCAACGCTTAACCATCACCCAAGGTGACCTATCTGCGAACTTTACCGATAACACATTGCCGCTACCGCTTTCTGCAAAAGTCCTACAATTTGAAAATAGCCAAATTCAATTAACTCAAGGCAAAAACACCGTTCAAGTCGCAGGGTTTACAGGGGGAATAACCCCGTGGAAACCAACACCTGAAAATCCATTTGGTTACGGTGATTTTCGCTTTACCACCAGCCAACTAACCTTGAATTCCCTCCCTTTTAGAAATGTCGCGATCACGGGGAAATTACAAGAAAAAATCACGGACTTTAGCCAAGTCAGCGGCTATCTTAATAACGGAGCGATCACCGGTAAAGGAAAATGGTTTGCTGATGGTTCTATCGTCATTGATAAGCTGTCGATGAATAAAGTGGGCTGGCAGAATGACTTAACCTTTGATGCGCTGTTTGATGCGATAAACAGTGACCGAACTTTGCAAATCAGCCAATTACAGCTGACCAATGTGGATATTCAAGGGCGTGACTGGGCACTATCGGGTCTGAGTAGCGAAGTCGACCAAATTGCCTTAGTGAGAGGGAGTTGGAGTAGCCCCAAAAGCCATATTAATTTCAATGTTGATCAATTAGTTATCCAAGACCAACAGGTTGATACGCTCATCGGTGAGCTGAGTATTGACGGTGATAATCTCAATATTGATAAGCTCTCAGGCTACTACAATAAAGGTATTTTTAACCTCAGTGCGATTTGGCAACGTAATAATAAATCACTGACCATCAATGAGGGAACACTGGCTGGAGTTCTGTATACCTTGCCGGATAACTGGCTGTCGTTCTTTGCTCAACCCGCACCAGAGTGGTTATCCACATTCTCCATTGATAACTTCACCGTTACGCAATCTTTGCTGATGAATATCCAACCTGAGTTTCCTTTCGAATTTACCGCGTTGAGCGGTAGCGTTCGCTATGTTGACCTGATCAAACAAAAACAATGGGGAATTTGGAAGGGACAGGCTACCTTCAATGCCGATGCTGGTACCATCAACCAAGTGATGATCCGCCGTCCACTTTTAGAGATTGCAGGAAGTCATGGCCGCACCGCCGTCAGTCTCAGCGGCAGCGTTGACCGTGGTATCGCAAAAATCGGTTTACTGGCACAGCAAGAGCCGAATAAAGCACCTTTTGAATTACGAGCATCAGGCACTAACATTGATTTAGGTAATTTAAACCAATGGGGCTGGTCAGGCTTTTCACCACAAATGTGGGGAGATTTCGAGGCATCATTACAAGGGGATTTACTCGCATCACCGCTAGCATCAAGCCTTAATGGAAAGTTAACCGCTAAGCCGCTTCAAGGAAGCACTCTGCTGCGCACTGTGATTGATGGTCATGTGGCGTCTGGCGTCGTCGCTGTAGAGCAAGCACCAGAATCACACACTGCACCAACAGAAAATACCTACCCTGTTGATAGGCATGTTCCTGATATTGTTACGCAATAA
- a CDS encoding type II toxin-antitoxin system HipA family toxin — MDDLKNITLEAYIEQKWIDVASIEFSSDFKVSRVNYSFDYALENLNLCDNHSVSINYPTQLFPYDFNKENHFLDDLLPSGASRRFWVQKLDIKNLSTNAQDYILLKYATAAPIGNLRSKESIDDQLEKKELFFTLSDVTERSSDFLDYAHEKGGIAGGATGAGGEAPKLLLRYTDDDHIWIDYHQDYSYRPDDLAYLVKYPRGSRSPIDCDILRTEFHYYHELAALGFNTIETATMKLLESNIPSLWLPRFDIQRSRDVISKPSIQSVYSILNMGPGASLHNEKMIRDLLQLIENNNIKSAFTREEYIAEWINRDLLNVIFGNSDNHGRNTSFILFDNQIKFAPIYDFAPMKADPEGISRTAKWSTQYEQAGEFDYIGIAKSFSDLADVNIIIKEIKRTATQLVGLKERLQKRGVPDSILNMPTFGFDFIPEKLTRWGLV, encoded by the coding sequence GTGGATGACTTAAAAAATATCACTCTTGAAGCATACATTGAGCAGAAATGGATAGATGTTGCATCTATTGAATTTTCAAGTGATTTTAAGGTGTCTCGGGTTAATTACAGTTTTGATTACGCATTAGAGAATTTAAATTTATGTGATAATCACTCCGTGTCAATAAATTACCCAACACAATTATTTCCTTATGATTTTAATAAAGAAAACCATTTTTTAGATGACCTACTCCCTAGCGGCGCTAGTCGACGTTTTTGGGTTCAAAAGCTTGATATTAAAAACCTCAGTACAAACGCTCAAGATTACATCCTGCTAAAATATGCCACTGCTGCCCCTATTGGTAATTTAAGATCAAAAGAATCAATCGATGACCAATTAGAGAAAAAAGAGCTATTTTTTACACTCAGCGATGTCACCGAAAGGTCTTCTGACTTTTTAGATTATGCTCATGAAAAAGGAGGAATTGCGGGAGGCGCTACGGGGGCAGGAGGTGAAGCACCAAAGCTATTGCTTCGCTATACTGACGATGACCATATCTGGATAGATTATCATCAAGACTATTCATATCGCCCAGACGACCTTGCTTATCTAGTGAAATATCCGAGGGGAAGTCGAAGTCCAATAGATTGCGATATTCTACGTACCGAATTTCATTACTACCATGAATTGGCTGCTCTGGGTTTTAATACCATAGAAACAGCGACCATGAAGCTCCTTGAAAGTAATATCCCTTCCTTATGGCTACCTCGCTTTGATATCCAACGCTCCAGAGATGTCATCAGCAAGCCCTCAATACAATCTGTATATTCTATTTTAAATATGGGGCCAGGAGCATCTTTGCATAATGAAAAAATGATCAGAGATTTACTGCAACTTATTGAAAATAACAATATAAAATCAGCATTTACCCGAGAAGAATATATAGCGGAATGGATAAACCGAGACTTGCTAAACGTTATTTTTGGTAATAGTGATAATCATGGCCGAAATACGTCCTTTATTCTGTTTGATAACCAAATAAAATTTGCCCCAATTTATGATTTTGCACCAATGAAAGCCGACCCTGAAGGTATTTCACGTACGGCAAAATGGTCTACACAATATGAGCAAGCTGGTGAGTTTGATTATATTGGTATTGCAAAATCATTCTCTGATTTAGCTGATGTAAACATTATTATCAAAGAGATAAAAAGAACTGCAACTCAATTAGTCGGCTTAAAAGAAAGGCTACAGAAACGCGGTGTTCCCGACAGTATTCTCAACATGCCAACTTTTGGATTTGATTTTATCCCTGAAAAATTAACACGATGGGGGTTAGTATGA
- a CDS encoding uracil-xanthine permease family protein, with amino-acid sequence MNATASEEQNVEKTVQNQSELIYRLEDRPPLPQALFAAGQHLLAMFVAVITPAMLICQALGLPAHDTQRIISMSLFASGIASLIQIRAWGPVGSGLLSIQGTSFNFVAPLIMGGVALKQGGADIPSMMAALFGTLMVAALTEVILSRFLHLARRVITPLVSGVVVMIIGLSLIQVGLTSIGGGYSALADNTFGSPDNLILAGIVLAVIILLTRQKNPYLRVASLVIAMAVGYLAAWWMNMLPTAQASDANQSLITIPEPFYYGLSFDWNLLIPLILIFMVTSLETIGDITATSDVSEQPVRGPLYMKRIKGGVLANGLNSMVSAVFNTFPNSCFGQNNGVIQLTGVASRYVGYLVALMLVILGLFPAVAGFVQQIPEPVLGGATIVMFGTIAASGVRIVSREALNRRAIMIIALSLAVGMGVSQQPLILQFAPDWLKTLFSSGIAAGGLTAIVLNLIFPPEK; translated from the coding sequence ATGAACGCAACGGCATCTGAAGAACAAAATGTTGAAAAAACAGTACAAAATCAAAGCGAACTAATCTATCGCCTTGAAGATAGGCCACCTTTACCTCAGGCGCTGTTTGCTGCTGGACAGCATCTATTAGCGATGTTTGTCGCGGTGATTACCCCCGCAATGCTTATCTGCCAAGCGCTTGGGCTACCGGCCCATGATACCCAGCGCATCATCAGCATGTCTTTGTTTGCTTCAGGAATCGCTTCCCTAATTCAGATCCGTGCATGGGGGCCTGTTGGTTCAGGATTACTTTCCATTCAAGGCACCAGTTTCAACTTTGTTGCACCGCTGATTATGGGTGGTGTTGCACTCAAGCAAGGTGGAGCCGATATTCCATCCATGATGGCTGCGTTATTCGGTACGTTAATGGTCGCTGCTCTCACCGAAGTTATCCTGTCTCGCTTCTTACATTTAGCTCGTCGAGTTATCACGCCGCTGGTTTCTGGTGTGGTGGTAATGATCATTGGTTTATCACTGATTCAAGTAGGTTTAACCTCAATCGGTGGGGGTTACAGTGCGCTTGCCGATAACACATTTGGTTCCCCTGATAACCTCATTCTTGCAGGTATTGTGTTAGCCGTTATTATCCTGCTAACCCGCCAAAAAAACCCGTACTTGCGCGTCGCATCTTTAGTAATTGCAATGGCGGTAGGCTACCTTGCAGCTTGGTGGATGAACATGCTACCAACCGCTCAAGCCAGTGATGCGAATCAATCTCTGATTACTATCCCTGAACCTTTTTATTATGGTCTCTCCTTTGACTGGAATTTACTCATTCCGCTGATCCTGATTTTCATGGTGACGTCGTTAGAAACCATTGGTGATATCACCGCAACGTCGGATGTCTCTGAGCAGCCAGTACGTGGTCCTCTCTATATGAAACGTATTAAAGGCGGTGTATTAGCGAATGGACTAAACTCCATGGTCTCCGCGGTGTTTAATACTTTCCCTAACTCCTGTTTTGGTCAAAACAATGGCGTCATTCAATTAACTGGCGTAGCCAGTCGCTATGTAGGGTACTTAGTGGCGTTGATGTTAGTGATTCTGGGTCTATTCCCTGCGGTGGCGGGTTTTGTGCAACAAATTCCTGAACCTGTTCTGGGTGGCGCAACCATTGTGATGTTCGGCACAATCGCTGCATCCGGTGTGCGTATCGTTTCTCGTGAAGCACTCAACCGCCGTGCAATTATGATCATTGCATTGTCTTTAGCAGTGGGAATGGGTGTTTCTCAACAGCCTCTCATTCTACAATTTGCGCCTGACTGGCTGAAAACCCTATTCTCATCGGGTATTGCTGCCGGTGGTTTAACTGCGATTGTACTGAACTTGATTTTCCCTCCCGAAAAATAG
- the recG gene encoding ATP-dependent DNA helicase RecG, with protein MNRGLLNTISLTSLHGIGASQSEKMSKIGLNTVQDLLLHFPLRYEDHTRLYQIKDLMPGTTATVTGLVLQTKVVFGRKRMMTCLISDGTGNLTLRFFNFSAAMKNSLAEGRQVTAYGEVRRGNTGPEIIHPEYKVSQETDNIALQENLTPVYPTTEGVRQATLRKVMEQALSMLESGNIQELLPEEFSRSLISLPDAIRLLHTPPPDVSLEELEKGHHPAQKRLILEELLAHHLSMLAIRAGNERLYAEPLVSSGKFKAPLLANLPFSPTNAQKRVVAEIETDLQKNAPMMRLIQGDVGSGKTLVAALAALCAIENGKQVALMAPTEILAEQHANTFKQWFEPLGIKVGWLAGKQKGKARQQQQDAIASGEVSMVVGTHAIFQEQVSFHSLGLVIIDEQHRFGVHQRLALREKGEQQGFHPHQLIMTATPIPRTLAMTAYADLDTSVIDELPPGRTPVTTVAIPDTRRSDIVERVRQACLEEGRQAYWVCTLIDDSEVLEAQAAQVTSEELALALPELKVGLVHGRMKPAEKQSIMAAFKNNEIQLLVATTVIEVGVDVPNASLMIIDNPERLGLAQLHQLRGRVGRGSVASHCVLLYKTPLTHTAKQRLQVLRDSNDGFVIAQKDLEIRGPGELLGTRQTGNADFKVADLLRDQYMLPEVQRLARHIQQNYPEHAQKIIERWLPEREQYSHA; from the coding sequence ATGAACCGTGGTCTGCTTAATACCATTTCACTGACTTCACTTCATGGCATCGGTGCCAGCCAGTCAGAAAAAATGAGTAAAATCGGGTTGAACACAGTTCAGGACTTGCTTCTGCATTTTCCACTGCGTTATGAAGATCATACGCGTCTTTATCAGATTAAAGACCTGATGCCCGGCACAACTGCCACTGTCACTGGTCTCGTTCTACAAACCAAAGTCGTCTTTGGACGTAAAAGGATGATGACCTGCCTGATCAGTGATGGTACAGGTAACCTCACTCTACGTTTTTTCAATTTTTCAGCGGCGATGAAAAACAGTTTAGCCGAAGGTCGCCAAGTGACTGCCTACGGAGAAGTGCGTCGTGGTAATACAGGGCCTGAAATCATTCACCCTGAATATAAAGTCTCTCAAGAGACGGATAATATCGCCCTTCAAGAGAACCTAACGCCAGTTTATCCAACAACCGAAGGCGTCCGCCAAGCCACATTGCGTAAAGTGATGGAACAAGCACTAAGCATGCTAGAAAGTGGCAATATTCAAGAATTACTGCCTGAAGAGTTCAGCCGTAGCCTAATTAGCCTCCCCGATGCCATTCGACTATTACACACCCCTCCACCGGATGTTTCATTAGAAGAGTTGGAAAAAGGGCATCACCCAGCTCAAAAACGCTTGATCCTCGAAGAGTTACTGGCTCACCATTTAAGTATGCTCGCCATTCGGGCTGGTAATGAACGACTCTATGCTGAACCATTGGTTTCATCAGGAAAATTTAAAGCACCTTTACTGGCAAATTTGCCGTTCTCACCAACTAACGCACAAAAACGAGTTGTAGCAGAAATCGAAACTGATTTACAAAAAAATGCCCCAATGATGCGTTTAATTCAAGGAGATGTCGGTTCCGGTAAAACACTTGTAGCAGCATTAGCTGCACTGTGCGCCATTGAAAATGGTAAACAAGTTGCCTTAATGGCACCAACTGAAATTCTTGCAGAACAGCACGCGAACACCTTTAAGCAGTGGTTTGAACCTCTAGGTATCAAAGTAGGCTGGTTAGCGGGTAAGCAAAAAGGTAAAGCGCGCCAGCAACAACAAGATGCCATCGCGAGTGGTGAAGTCTCGATGGTCGTCGGTACCCATGCCATCTTCCAAGAACAAGTGAGCTTTCACTCTTTAGGGTTAGTCATCATTGATGAACAACATCGCTTTGGCGTTCACCAGCGGCTCGCTCTGCGTGAGAAAGGTGAACAACAAGGTTTCCATCCACATCAGTTAATCATGACCGCTACGCCGATCCCACGCACGCTGGCGATGACTGCTTACGCCGATCTCGATACCTCCGTGATTGATGAGCTTCCTCCAGGAAGAACCCCAGTCACGACAGTAGCGATTCCAGATACCCGGCGTAGTGATATTGTCGAACGCGTTCGACAAGCCTGTTTAGAGGAAGGACGGCAAGCTTATTGGGTATGTACACTGATTGATGATTCAGAGGTGCTTGAAGCTCAAGCTGCCCAAGTTACCAGCGAAGAACTCGCGCTGGCACTCCCTGAACTCAAAGTTGGATTAGTTCATGGTCGAATGAAGCCCGCCGAAAAACAGAGCATCATGGCGGCATTTAAGAATAACGAAATCCAGTTACTTGTTGCTACCACCGTTATCGAAGTGGGGGTGGATGTTCCGAACGCAAGTCTGATGATTATTGATAACCCCGAGCGGCTTGGACTAGCACAATTACATCAACTACGGGGGCGAGTTGGTCGTGGCTCTGTTGCATCTCACTGTGTGCTACTTTATAAAACGCCGCTCACTCACACGGCTAAACAGCGCTTACAAGTTTTACGAGATAGCAACGATGGCTTTGTGATTGCTCAAAAAGATTTAGAAATTCGAGGCCCCGGAGAGCTGCTAGGTACAAGGCAGACAGGAAATGCAGATTTTAAAGTGGCGGATTTGCTACGAGATCAATATATGTTGCCAGAAGTGCAACGGCTGGCACGACACATCCAACAAAACTACCCTGAGCACGCCCAAAAGATTATTGAACGCTGGCTCCCTGAGCGCGAACAATATAGCCACGCTTAA
- a CDS encoding helix-turn-helix transcriptional regulator — protein sequence MTDKKLEMITEIERIKKQERREELHDLHINRGNSTEQLKLKSHIQNERKPILESRERYYLEISTKLLHGEITIGEGIQQLRKKFLNLNQEQFAKLVGVSRKTISDIENNRGNLSVETLNAITKPFKFRLALVPISFDILKRLSENR from the coding sequence ATGACCGATAAAAAACTAGAAATGATCACAGAAATCGAGCGGATCAAAAAACAGGAGCGGAGAGAAGAACTGCACGATTTACACATTAATCGGGGTAATTCAACCGAACAATTAAAATTAAAAAGCCATATTCAGAACGAGCGCAAACCAATACTGGAAAGCAGGGAACGCTATTATCTAGAAATATCCACAAAATTACTTCATGGAGAAATCACTATTGGGGAGGGCATTCAACAACTAAGAAAGAAATTTCTTAATTTAAACCAAGAGCAGTTTGCCAAATTGGTTGGAGTTTCACGAAAAACTATCTCTGATATTGAAAACAACCGAGGGAATCTCTCTGTCGAAACGCTCAACGCCATAACTAAGCCATTCAAATTTAGGTTGGCTCTGGTGCCAATATCATTCGATATATTAAAAAGACTCTCAGAGAATCGCTAA
- the gltS gene encoding sodium/glutamate symporter, with the protein MYHLDVYGTLVAATLVLLLGRKLVKSVSFLEKYTIPEPVAGGLLVAFTLLVVKQVFDWSLSFDLSLQEPMMLAFFATIGLNANLASLKAGGKALLIFIFVVVGLLLVQNTVGIALAKLLGLDPLMGLLAGSITLSGGHGTGAAWGKIFTEDYGFKSATEVAMACATFGLVLGGLIGGPVARFLIRNIPTPGTADEEKDVPTAFEKPQSNRMINSMVLIETIALIAICLLAGSWIAGLLSGTAFALPKFVCVLFVGVILSNSLSLLGFYRVFDRAVSVMGNVSLSLFLAMALMSLKLWELASLAIPMLVILGVQACVMAGYAIFVTFRVMGKNYDAAILAAGHCGFGLGATPTAIANMQAVTDKFGPSHLAFLVVPMVGAFFIDIVNALVIKFYLWLPVFPTIGG; encoded by the coding sequence ATGTATCATCTCGATGTCTACGGCACTCTGGTAGCTGCTACGCTCGTGCTATTACTCGGACGTAAACTGGTAAAATCGGTTTCATTTCTTGAAAAGTACACAATCCCTGAACCCGTTGCGGGGGGATTATTAGTTGCTTTTACCCTGTTAGTCGTTAAGCAAGTATTTGATTGGAGTCTCTCCTTCGACTTATCACTGCAAGAGCCGATGATGCTCGCATTCTTTGCGACCATTGGTTTGAATGCTAACTTAGCGAGCTTAAAAGCTGGCGGTAAAGCATTGTTAATCTTTATTTTTGTCGTTGTCGGTTTATTGCTGGTTCAAAATACAGTGGGTATCGCACTGGCGAAATTATTAGGTTTAGACCCTCTGATGGGACTATTAGCCGGCTCAATCACTTTATCCGGTGGGCATGGTACAGGTGCCGCTTGGGGTAAAATCTTTACGGAAGACTATGGTTTCAAAAGTGCAACTGAAGTTGCAATGGCTTGTGCAACCTTTGGTTTAGTCCTCGGGGGGCTTATTGGTGGTCCTGTTGCACGTTTCTTAATTCGCAACATCCCAACACCAGGTACCGCGGATGAGGAGAAAGATGTTCCTACCGCATTTGAAAAGCCACAATCTAACCGCATGATCAACTCGATGGTGTTGATTGAGACTATTGCGTTGATTGCTATCTGTTTACTAGCAGGAAGCTGGATTGCAGGGCTACTATCAGGCACCGCATTTGCACTGCCTAAATTTGTCTGTGTATTGTTCGTCGGTGTTATCTTAAGTAACAGCCTATCTTTACTTGGTTTTTATCGAGTATTTGACCGCGCGGTTTCTGTCATGGGTAACGTCAGCCTATCCTTATTCTTAGCCATGGCATTAATGAGTTTAAAACTGTGGGAATTGGCGTCTTTGGCAATCCCAATGTTAGTCATTCTCGGCGTTCAAGCTTGCGTCATGGCAGGATATGCGATTTTTGTTACCTTCCGTGTGATGGGCAAAAACTATGATGCTGCCATTTTAGCGGCGGGTCACTGTGGTTTCGGTTTAGGGGCAACACCAACCGCTATCGCTAACATGCAAGCGGTGACCGATAAATTTGGTCCATCTCACTTAGCATTCTTAGTAGTGCCTATGGTAGGGGCATTCTTTATCGATATTGTGAATGCGTTAGTGATTAAGTTTTACTTATGGCTACCCGTTTTCCCAACGATTGGTGGCTAG
- the dtd gene encoding D-aminoacyl-tRNA deacylase has protein sequence MIALIQRVTHASVVVDEKTVGQIGPGLLVLLGVEKDDDEQKAKRLCEKVLGYRIFSDEQGKMNLNVQQAGGSLLVVSQFTLAADTKKGMRPSFSGGAEPAKADQLYQYFVEQSRAQGIATETGEFAADMQVNLTNDGPVTFWLQV, from the coding sequence ATGATTGCATTAATCCAAAGAGTCACTCACGCGAGTGTCGTTGTTGATGAAAAAACAGTAGGGCAAATTGGCCCTGGTCTTTTAGTTCTGCTCGGTGTTGAAAAAGACGATGATGAGCAGAAAGCAAAACGCCTTTGTGAGAAAGTCCTTGGATATCGTATTTTTAGCGATGAACAGGGCAAAATGAACCTTAACGTTCAACAAGCAGGCGGAAGCTTATTAGTGGTTTCACAGTTTACATTGGCCGCAGATACCAAGAAAGGAATGCGCCCAAGTTTCTCCGGCGGAGCGGAACCGGCGAAAGCGGATCAGTTGTATCAATATTTTGTTGAGCAAAGCCGTGCACAAGGCATCGCGACAGAAACGGGTGAATTTGCGGCGGACATGCAAGTTAATTTGACCAATGATGGTCCAGTCACTTTTTGGCTTCAAGTGTAG
- the yihX gene encoding glucose-1-phosphatase, whose translation MLYIFDMGNVIIDIDFNRVFDKWSELSGTPSSEIKKRFTFGNIFQLHECGKISDIEFAELLCEEMGITLSFEDFAEGWHSIFISLRPEVIDIMERLREQGHRVVVLSNTNRLHLDYWPEHYPEIAASSDFLYLSQDLGMRKPDPEIFKYVLESEEFEAADAVFFDDVEENVKAAEALGIKGVHVLNKDTVPEYFRTYDFSAEVE comes from the coding sequence ATGCTGTATATCTTCGATATGGGTAATGTGATTATTGATATCGACTTCAATCGTGTGTTTGATAAGTGGTCTGAACTAAGTGGTACCCCAAGTTCAGAAATCAAAAAGCGATTTACTTTTGGCAATATCTTCCAACTTCATGAGTGTGGCAAAATTTCAGATATCGAATTTGCTGAACTGCTCTGTGAAGAGATGGGTATCACCCTAAGCTTTGAAGATTTTGCGGAAGGCTGGCACTCAATTTTCATCTCACTAAGACCAGAAGTCATTGATATTATGGAACGTCTGCGTGAGCAAGGTCATCGCGTTGTCGTGTTATCTAACACCAATCGCCTGCACCTTGATTATTGGCCAGAACACTACCCTGAAATTGCAGCGTCCTCTGACTTCCTATATCTATCCCAAGATTTAGGCATGCGTAAGCCAGACCCAGAAATTTTCAAATATGTTCTGGAATCTGAAGAATTTGAAGCAGCTGATGCGGTGTTCTTTGATGATGTAGAAGAAAACGTAAAAGCAGCTGAAGCACTTGGCATCAAAGGTGTTCATGTCTTGAATAAAGACACCGTTCCTGAATATTTTCGTACTTACGACTTTAGTGCCGAAGTAGAATAA
- the fabY gene encoding fatty acid biosynthesis protein FabY, producing the protein MYHLRTPKDELEFAAYYQFRWSMLREPFKQPLGSEKDGYDLTAHHQMVVDEKNRILAIGRLYINADNEGAIRFLAVNPVMQGKGLGKLIIMALETIARREGVKRIVSSVREEAVPFFAKMGFESRGEVTGELKTPVRHYLMIKPIETLDQILHRPDWCGELQQAWHKHIPLSEKMGVRIEQYTGKRFVTTMPEAGNQNPHNTIFAGSQFSLATLTGWGMIWLLLQEHQLGGEIVLVDANIRYAKPVSGRPTAVADLSHLSGDLDRLARGSKARVKLEVHVSNAENQVGAVFSGVYMVLPETKKEESA; encoded by the coding sequence ATGTACCACCTACGGACACCGAAAGATGAACTTGAATTCGCTGCATACTACCAATTTCGTTGGTCAATGCTGCGAGAACCGTTCAAACAACCCCTTGGCTCTGAAAAGGACGGTTATGATTTAACCGCTCACCATCAAATGGTGGTCGATGAAAAAAATCGCATTTTGGCCATTGGGCGCCTGTATATTAATGCCGATAATGAAGGCGCTATTCGTTTTCTCGCCGTTAACCCTGTCATGCAAGGCAAGGGCTTAGGCAAACTTATTATTATGGCGCTTGAAACTATTGCAAGGCGTGAAGGCGTTAAACGCATCGTTTCCAGTGTTCGAGAAGAAGCCGTACCTTTCTTCGCTAAAATGGGTTTTGAAAGTCGTGGCGAAGTCACTGGGGAGCTGAAAACCCCTGTTCGACACTATTTGATGATCAAACCGATTGAAACCCTTGACCAAATTCTCCATCGTCCGGATTGGTGCGGTGAGCTTCAGCAAGCTTGGCACAAGCATATTCCATTGAGTGAAAAAATGGGTGTACGTATTGAACAGTACACAGGAAAGCGCTTTGTGACGACAATGCCAGAAGCAGGGAACCAAAATCCTCATAATACTATTTTTGCTGGAAGCCAGTTTTCTCTTGCCACTTTAACTGGCTGGGGAATGATTTGGTTACTGCTGCAAGAGCATCAATTAGGCGGTGAAATTGTTCTGGTAGATGCCAATATTCGCTATGCAAAGCCCGTTAGTGGACGCCCAACTGCAGTGGCTGATCTCTCACATCTTAGCGGGGATTTAGACCGTCTTGCCCGAGGAAGTAAAGCGCGGGTGAAACTCGAAGTGCATGTGAGCAATGCAGAAAATCAAGTGGGTGCGGTATTTAGCGGTGTCTATATGGTGCTACCAGAAACCAAAAAAGAGGAAAGCGCTTAA